The sequence GACACACTATTAAATTGTTTTACATAACTTTAATTAGTAGTTAGATGCAGTGCAGAAGAGTTTAAtggatatatatttataaatccATTTGCAAATTGTATTGACATGATACAAAAAGTTTTATTCATGTATTGAAAAGtttcacaaaatgtaaaaaaaaaaaggtataagCAACAACATGTTTTGTGAATAGTACATCAAACAGAGCCATACAAATCAATCAAGCTCTTAAATGGAGAATGGAAATGTTTATAAACAGCATAATATTGTCGATCACGGCCTCATGAGGGCAGCATTAGTTCACTGTAAGGCAGCTTGCTACTTCAGATCTAACATAATATGATATCGtcatattattacatttacaaGCCATAGTTATACTAGCCATAGCAGTTTTGTAGCAGCCATAGAATTTCTGATTTGGTTTCatagacatttttaaaaaaaaaaaagtaataccAAGTACTGGGAGCCCTTAAACATGAACACTTTCCACTCCTGTGAGATGTGTGACTGAGGTGGCAATCAACAAggaagttaaaaacaaaatatgtcaCAGCAGATTAATTGCCGTTTCTGGATGCCAAGCCTCTAATCTGTGTGTTCAACTCAAGCCTCATCTTGCTGCGTCACACTCTCTTCTTCATCACGCTCAACCTCTCCACGTATTTCCTTGTAGCCTCTAGCTCTACCAAGCCCAGAcagcctcctccttctcttcatcAGAATTACTGCCACTGCTACCAGCACTATCATACCCATCACCCCAAAGGCTATCCCTGCCTTTTCTCCACCGGTCATCTGACTCAACTCTGGGTTAAGCTTCTGTACCATTTCCTTGATTTCCTCTGGTTTGGCCAGTTTCCAAGCCTTGGTCTGCCCCACTCTGACCCAGCTCTGATCTCCGTCAGTCATCACCATAACCGTGTTTGTGGCCTGCATGCTTACAAGCGGAGGCTTAGTGAAAGGAGGGAGGTGTACTGGAAGCAGCTGTCCACCAGTGAACAGTCCTGACTGCACACAATAGAGAATTTCACAGCCATCGCTCACTGTAGTGAGGTGCTGACTGAACTTGGGAGGGCAGCGACGTTGATTCCCTGCCAGGGGGTTGCTTGACTGACAACTGAAGAGGCCTCCGAATGGCACTGAGTACCTGGTGCCAGATTCATAGTCGTGGCTCACACAGATCACTTGGCCATCTGAGAGAAACTTTAGTGGGATGAAGTTTGGGGGGCAGTTTTTGGAATTAGTGAGGGGGTTCAGGAGAGAAGGACCGTATATGCCTCCAAACAGATACCCTGAGTTGTCGGGGGCCTTTCCACTTACAGAGCACCAGTAGGTGTCGATACGAGCAGAGCGAACATGGTAGTTGTCCTGACACTCTTGACGATGGCAATGTGAAAAGCCAAGGAACCCACAATGATAGGTGTGATCATGGCAATCATATGTAGTGTAACCCTGCTGCCTCACTTCTGATCTCAGTAACGTGGGGGAATAGGGTGACCGACAGGAGAAGTCACCTGTGTCGGGGTTTTTCTGGGCCAGGGAAGCACATAGTGGACCTGCATCTGAGCTGAGTTGACTACACTGTTGATAGACGCCTCCAAAACTGAGGTTTGTAGCAGGACCCTCACAGGATGCATCGTCGATGTTGGCTTGGAAGTTAAAGTTTAGGGAGGTGACGTCGACACACCCAGGCCGTGTGTTGACCTTGTAGTATCGCTCTATGGCCTGACTCACTGTAAGAGCCACTTTGCCAATTGTAGGGAGCGGCAGATCAGTGAAAGTGTTGCTGTTGATAAAGTAGTGTAGGGGAAGTCCTGACCGATCAATGCCAACCAGGTTGTTCCTGGTACTTTCTTGCCACTTCTGCAGAGTGATGCCAGGGTAGAAAGGTATGCCGCCCCCATGACTTTGGATAAGAGAGTACTGAATATTGGACTGGTATGTTTGAAGTGATGAGCTCTGTTGGGTAGTTTGACTGCTTATGTCAAACTTTAGTTTGTCAAAAAAGTTTAACCCTGCCTGTGCCTTGACAGTGGAACTGTCTGACACACTGTCCGACACATATGATGAACGGAGGTAGTCTTCCTGCACCAAAGTAGCCCCTGCATCAACACTAGTGATAACATGGGTGCCATAGTCCAACACCATCTTCTCAGACAGATAGTCTGCATTCCTCGTTTGATTGTTTTCAATTGCATCGGCTATCTCTTTGGCTTGTTGAACAAAGCGCGTGTCCAGGGTGAAGTCTGGATAAGCCTTCACTGTGTAGA comes from Pempheris klunzingeri isolate RE-2024b chromosome 7, fPemKlu1.hap1, whole genome shotgun sequence and encodes:
- the mpeg1.1 gene encoding macrophage expressed 1, tandem duplicate 1; the protein is MQAAVILGALSLLHVCSSVPISRPSNWLRQCRASTNFSITALEVLPGGGWDNLRNMDMGRVMNLSYFECQTTEDGLYFIPDEVFVIPHKETGVETNSEIISSWLEQKSSTSHSINADVSFLSVLNGKFSTENQRMKTHQIKDSSTTARVQVRNLIYTVKAYPDFTLDTRFVQQAKEIADAIENNQTRNADYLSEKMVLDYGTHVITSVDAGATLVQEDYLRSSYVSDSVSDSSTVKAQAGLNFFDKLKFDISSQTTQQSSSLQTYQSNIQYSLIQSHGGGIPFYPGITLQKWQESTRNNLVGIDRSGLPLHYFINSNTFTDLPLPTIGKVALTVSQAIERYYKVNTRPGCVDVTSLNFNFQANIDDASCEGPATNLSFGGVYQQCSQLSSDAGPLCASLAQKNPDTGDFSCRSPYSPTLLRSEVRQQGYTTYDCHDHTYHCGFLGFSHCHRQECQDNYHVRSARIDTYWCSVSGKAPDNSGYLFGGIYGPSLLNPLTNSKNCPPNFIPLKFLSDGQVICVSHDYESGTRYSVPFGGLFSCQSSNPLAGNQRRCPPKFSQHLTTVSDGCEILYCVQSGLFTGGQLLPVHLPPFTKPPLVSMQATNTVMVMTDGDQSWVRVGQTKAWKLAKPEEIKEMVQKLNPELSQMTGGEKAGIAFGVMGMIVLVAVAVILMKRRRRLSGLGRARGYKEIRGEVERDEEESVTQQDEA